Proteins encoded by one window of Paenibacillus urinalis:
- a CDS encoding SCO family protein has translation MSLFRKYIWTWILLLIAAAMAGYLIYNALDLGEEAFPVAGEVTDFSMENVDGSTVSLADTEGKVRLFYFYFTSCPDVCPVTTFSMSQVQDLLKEDGTFGRDASFVSISFDPEVDTREKIKEFADRFKADYSGWYFLRGDAEQTKQLARDSFKIIIEGDKADNFVHANYIGLVDKDNNLRKVYNASDMEAAAPDVIARDVRTLVNE, from the coding sequence ATGTCACTGTTTAGAAAATACATATGGACTTGGATATTGCTGCTGATTGCTGCAGCGATGGCTGGTTATCTAATCTATAATGCGCTTGATCTGGGGGAAGAAGCATTTCCGGTGGCAGGGGAAGTAACGGACTTTAGTATGGAAAATGTAGATGGAAGTACTGTTTCACTTGCGGATACGGAGGGAAAGGTACGGCTGTTTTATTTCTATTTTACAAGCTGTCCGGATGTATGTCCGGTAACGACGTTCTCTATGTCGCAAGTACAGGATTTATTGAAGGAAGACGGCACTTTTGGCAGGGACGCTTCCTTTGTCTCCATCTCATTTGATCCAGAGGTAGACACGAGAGAGAAGATCAAGGAATTCGCCGATCGCTTCAAGGCAGATTACTCAGGCTGGTATTTCTTGAGAGGAGATGCGGAACAGACGAAGCAGCTGGCGAGAGACTCTTTCAAAATTATTATTGAAGGAGACAAGGCGGATAACTTCGTCCATGCCAATTATATCGGTCTTGTGGATAAGGACAACAATCTTCGCAAGGTATATAACGCGTCAGATATGGAGGCGGCAGCTCCGGATGTCATCGCAAGAGATGTCAGAACACTGGTAAACGAATAG